Proteins from one Sulfurovum sp. TSL1 genomic window:
- a CDS encoding inositol monophosphatase family protein encodes MTDFIKACIKANEEIASACKDGFDTSWFEKTEVGAGGDVSSKLDLFAEEIFVKHLSVFGQIESEESGIIGEGEEQIIIDPIDGSANALSLFPFYGTSVAKVNAEGILDAAVVCNLANRDIFFKSSTSQVQQGKLFSDTFHDPHSSEKAEIGLFEKAYANPGLVALLDQEKLKFRSPGAIALSLAYAHTVSYVLFMGEFRIYDFAAGLALCEGLEVIVEADYVIVSKEKSIAKKIESLIDQL; translated from the coding sequence ATGACTGACTTTATCAAAGCCTGCATCAAAGCTAACGAAGAGATAGCAAGTGCATGCAAAGACGGCTTTGATACTTCCTGGTTTGAAAAGACCGAAGTGGGTGCAGGTGGTGACGTGAGTTCTAAACTTGATCTTTTTGCCGAAGAGATATTTGTAAAGCACTTAAGTGTTTTTGGACAGATAGAGTCTGAAGAGAGCGGTATCATAGGTGAGGGTGAAGAACAGATCATCATAGATCCCATAGACGGCTCGGCCAATGCTCTTTCCCTTTTTCCCTTTTACGGTACCTCTGTTGCAAAAGTGAACGCTGAAGGTATTTTGGATGCTGCAGTGGTCTGTAATCTTGCCAACAGGGATATCTTTTTCAAGTCTTCTACGAGTCAAGTACAACAGGGCAAACTTTTTTCAGATACATTTCATGACCCGCATAGCAGTGAAAAGGCTGAAATAGGACTTTTTGAAAAGGCATATGCCAACCCGGGGTTGGTTGCATTATTGGACCAAGAGAAGTTGAAGTTCAGATCTCCTGGGGCTATAGCCCTCTCATTGGCGTATGCCCATACGGTGAGTTATGTACTTTTTATGGGGGAGTTTCGAATTTACGATTTTGCCGCAGGTTTAGCACTTTGTGAAGGCTTAGAAGTAATTGTTGAGGCGGATTATGTTATAGTATCGAAAGAAAAAAGCATAGCCAAGAAAATAGAATCATTAATAGATCAATTATAG
- the accD gene encoding acetyl-CoA carboxylase, carboxyltransferase subunit beta yields MFGNIFKKASTGSTQETLNQWIKCPKCTSLMYYKEVEAKQNVCPKCNHHFRISAEKRIASIVDEGSFVEYDATLAPVDPLKFSDKKTYKKRIEEAKAQTGKTSSVMSGSCTIGGQPVEIAVFDFSFMGGSLGSVEGEKIVRGINRAIEKECGFIIVSASGGARMQESTYSLLQMSKTSAALNRLHQKGLPFISILTDPTMGGVSASFAMLGDIIMAEPGALIGFAGQRVIKQTVGVDLPEGFQRSEFLLEHGLIDMIVDRPDMHQTLSDLFKLFNKRAS; encoded by the coding sequence ATGTTTGGAAATATTTTTAAAAAAGCCTCAACAGGATCAACACAAGAGACACTGAACCAGTGGATCAAATGTCCAAAATGTACCTCTTTGATGTATTATAAAGAGGTAGAAGCCAAGCAAAATGTATGTCCTAAATGTAACCATCACTTCCGAATCTCTGCTGAAAAGCGTATAGCCTCTATTGTGGATGAAGGATCTTTTGTAGAATATGACGCTACTTTGGCACCTGTTGACCCCTTAAAGTTCTCAGATAAAAAGACGTACAAAAAACGTATAGAAGAAGCCAAAGCGCAAACGGGTAAAACCTCTTCTGTTATGAGCGGTTCTTGTACGATCGGCGGTCAGCCCGTTGAGATCGCTGTATTCGATTTCTCATTTATGGGCGGTAGTTTAGGTTCAGTTGAAGGTGAAAAGATCGTCCGCGGTATCAACAGAGCGATAGAAAAAGAGTGTGGATTTATCATCGTTTCTGCTTCAGGTGGTGCACGTATGCAAGAGAGTACCTACTCGCTGCTTCAAATGAGTAAAACCTCCGCAGCACTTAACAGACTGCACCAGAAAGGTTTGCCTTTTATCTCTATTTTGACAGACCCTACGATGGGTGGTGTCTCTGCATCTTTTGCTATGCTGGGTGATATCATTATGGCCGAACCGGGTGCGCTTATAGGATTTGCAGGTCAAAGGGTGATCAAACAAACTGTAGGTGTGGATCTTCCTGAAGGTTTCCAGCGTTCAGAATTCCTGCTCGAACACGGACTCATCGATATGATCGTAGATCGTCCTGACATGCATCAAACACTTTCTGACCTGTTCAAACTTTTTAACAAGAGGGCAAGTTAA
- a CDS encoding thiamine phosphate synthase: MIYALVDKETLKQRGVSLQILLQHISTFPNIPILQYRNKWATLEEKKEDMEIIRAHYNGILIINDTIELIDYADGLHLGQEDLREYSHDLKEAVKLVRQKIGTKILGLSTHDKEEILEANTLDLDYIGLGAYRATATKTEANVGGETLLEAATYSKHPVGIIGGVRMDDSFETPIVYKVIGSGLYNGLK, translated from the coding sequence ATGATCTATGCACTGGTTGACAAAGAGACACTTAAGCAAAGGGGTGTCTCTTTACAAATACTTCTTCAACATATCTCTACCTTCCCCAATATACCTATACTGCAATACCGTAATAAATGGGCCACACTGGAAGAAAAAAAAGAAGATATGGAGATCATCCGGGCACACTATAATGGGATACTCATCATCAATGATACCATTGAACTGATCGATTATGCGGACGGCTTACATCTCGGACAAGAAGATCTTCGGGAGTACAGTCATGATCTGAAAGAAGCCGTAAAGCTGGTACGTCAAAAGATAGGGACAAAGATCCTGGGACTCTCAACACATGATAAAGAAGAGATACTGGAGGCAAATACTCTGGACCTTGACTATATAGGTTTAGGGGCCTACAGGGCCACGGCGACGAAAACTGAAGCCAATGTCGGAGGAGAAACACTCCTTGAGGCCGCTACATACTCCAAACATCCGGTGGGTATCATAGGCGGTGTACGTATGGATGATAGCTTTGAGACGCCTATCGTCTATAAAGTAATAGGAAGCGGACTCTACAACGGCTTAAAGTAA
- a CDS encoding SPFH domain-containing protein encodes MPFFDPLERQLRSVIQWDTDHEDALFYRWSSNGDEIKNASKLIVGPTQGCILVYEGKIRAVFDKEGLFNIKTDNIPFITTLKKVMQFFESEHKAEFYFYKKNIITDQKWGTVAPVKYIDPVYDFPVELIAFGNYSMQIKDPRSFFVSIVGEQEYFGIEDLRKIINARIVHPMSDTFAESKVSYNHIDEQREELGDALREKLDKEFDKLGFHLSDFRIEGTEFDENTRDRVGKIADTKATHFAAKSVGVSYQDMRKLDSLEAASKNEGGAAGVFLGAGAGEALSPELRKPFQESEAKQSVTQRLQHLKEIFDNELITEEEYTKKKQSLLDEV; translated from the coding sequence ATGCCATTTTTTGACCCTTTAGAAAGACAGCTACGCTCAGTGATCCAATGGGATACAGATCATGAAGATGCATTGTTTTATAGGTGGAGCAGTAATGGTGATGAGATAAAGAATGCATCAAAGCTTATCGTAGGCCCCACACAAGGATGTATTCTTGTCTATGAAGGAAAGATCAGAGCTGTATTTGACAAAGAAGGGCTCTTTAATATCAAAACAGACAATATTCCCTTTATTACAACGCTTAAAAAAGTCATGCAATTCTTTGAGAGTGAGCATAAAGCAGAATTTTACTTCTATAAAAAAAATATCATTACTGATCAGAAATGGGGAACTGTAGCACCTGTTAAATACATCGATCCTGTTTATGACTTCCCTGTAGAGCTTATTGCTTTTGGTAATTACAGTATGCAGATCAAAGATCCTAGAAGTTTCTTTGTCTCTATTGTAGGAGAGCAGGAATACTTCGGCATAGAGGATCTCAGAAAGATCATCAATGCCAGAATCGTTCATCCAATGAGTGATACCTTTGCTGAATCAAAAGTGTCATATAATCATATAGATGAACAAAGAGAAGAGTTGGGTGATGCACTTAGAGAAAAATTGGATAAAGAGTTCGATAAGCTGGGTTTTCATCTTTCAGACTTCAGGATTGAGGGAACTGAATTTGATGAAAATACCAGAGATAGAGTCGGAAAGATAGCAGATACAAAAGCAACGCATTTTGCTGCAAAATCAGTGGGTGTAAGTTATCAGGATATGAGAAAACTGGATTCCCTTGAAGCAGCTTCAAAGAATGAAGGCGGGGCTGCAGGTGTATTTCTCGGAGCTGGTGCAGGTGAGGCATTGTCTCCAGAACTTAGAAAACCTTTTCAGGAATCTGAAGCAAAGCAGTCAGTAACCCAAAGACTTCAGCATCTAAAAGAGATCTTTGATAATGAGCTTATCACAGAAGAGGAGTATACAAAGAAGAAACAGTCTCTTTTGGATGAAGTATAG
- a CDS encoding zf-TFIIB domain-containing protein has protein sequence MKCKFCSAPLPKKGPICDYCGQRNPLNLRALSKVDIEDKSEDHNCPVCDVAFDNINIGKRERIVVKRCNDCDGVFITEDILEHLIKREAILRVEVDHRVLRFVQDNPRQKQESVIRYKRCPVCENMMQRINYRSVSGVIVDRCLRHGVWLDGGELKQLFEWKKAGGSSKKSEVSRNNQSSNRGYIYEESRISSYFDPLGDFFNWLQGG, from the coding sequence ATGAAATGTAAATTTTGTTCAGCCCCATTACCTAAAAAAGGTCCTATCTGTGATTATTGTGGTCAACGAAACCCTCTAAACCTAAGAGCCCTTTCAAAAGTTGATATTGAAGATAAGAGTGAAGATCATAATTGTCCAGTTTGTGATGTTGCCTTTGACAATATTAATATAGGAAAAAGAGAGAGAATCGTTGTCAAAAGATGTAATGACTGTGATGGTGTATTCATTACTGAGGATATTCTAGAACACCTTATCAAAAGAGAAGCAATCTTGAGAGTTGAAGTGGATCACAGAGTCCTTCGTTTTGTACAGGATAATCCCAGACAGAAACAAGAATCGGTCATCAGATACAAACGGTGTCCTGTCTGCGAGAATATGATGCAGAGGATCAACTACAGGTCTGTGAGTGGTGTGATAGTTGATAGATGCCTTAGACATGGAGTTTGGCTTGATGGAGGCGAACTTAAGCAGCTTTTTGAGTGGAAAAAAGCAGGAGGATCTTCAAAAAAAAGTGAAGTTTCGAGAAATAATCAATCATCCAATAGGGGATATATTTATGAAGAATCTAGAATATCTTCATATTTTGATCCATTAGGTGATTTTTTTAATTGGTTACAAGGCGGGTAA
- a CDS encoding MmcQ/YjbR family DNA-binding protein, giving the protein MNFEQLDTYLRSKQGVTFDYPFDEKVRVYRIADKMFALTSEEKPVSVNLKCDPIYALELRSLYEGIIAGYHMNKKHWNTVTVEDSDVDDETVKELIDHSYELVYEKLTKKQKALLG; this is encoded by the coding sequence ATGAACTTTGAACAATTAGATACTTACTTACGATCAAAACAGGGTGTGACCTTTGATTACCCTTTTGATGAAAAAGTACGGGTGTATCGCATCGCTGACAAAATGTTTGCTTTAACTTCAGAAGAGAAACCTGTCTCGGTGAATCTCAAATGTGATCCGATCTATGCGTTGGAGCTTCGTTCACTCTATGAAGGTATCATCGCGGGTTACCATATGAATAAAAAGCATTGGAACACCGTGACGGTGGAGGATTCCGATGTCGATGATGAAACAGTGAAAGAACTGATAGACCACTCCTATGAGCTGGTGTATGAGAAATTGACCAAAAAACAAAAAGCTTTACTGGGGTAA
- a CDS encoding methylated-DNA--[protein]-cysteine S-methyltransferase, with protein sequence MNTISIQYFQTPAGEMILGAYDNKLCMADWRYRKGRETIDKRLQKGLDAMFVEEESEVLDLAKEELEAYFKGLRQTFDIPLLLVGTAFQKAVWQELLQIPFGTTVFYKELSQNMGKTTAVRAVASAVGANALSFFIPCHRVIGSDATLRGYAGGLEAKKKLLGHEQNIFTI encoded by the coding sequence ATGAATACGATCAGCATACAATACTTTCAGACACCTGCGGGAGAAATGATCTTAGGGGCCTATGACAATAAACTCTGTATGGCTGACTGGCGATACAGAAAGGGCAGGGAGACTATAGATAAAAGGCTGCAAAAGGGCCTTGATGCCATGTTTGTCGAAGAGGAGAGTGAGGTGCTGGATTTGGCCAAAGAGGAGCTCGAAGCCTATTTTAAAGGCTTACGTCAAACATTTGATATTCCTTTGCTGTTGGTCGGTACAGCGTTTCAAAAGGCTGTCTGGCAGGAACTGCTTCAGATTCCTTTTGGCACCACTGTATTTTATAAGGAACTGTCTCAAAATATGGGCAAAACGACGGCAGTAAGAGCTGTAGCTTCCGCAGTAGGTGCCAATGCGCTCTCTTTTTTCATACCTTGTCATCGTGTTATCGGGTCTGATGCTACTTTGAGAGGTTATGCCGGTGGTTTGGAAGCAAAGAAAAAGCTATTGGGACATGAACAAAATATCTTTACGATATAA
- a CDS encoding bifunctional 2-polyprenyl-6-hydroxyphenol methylase/3-demethylubiquinol 3-O-methyltransferase UbiG — MEKKNFFESVYENVDHDDLSSIPWATLAPNVYLEKHLTLQGPVSGKKALVIGCGLGDDALILEKHGYEVEALDISPSAIDLAKKRHPESKVDFHVGDIYNMPESSVGKYDFVYEGLTIQSLPPSDREKLVGIIVSLVAKEGELFVYAHAQDDTDNYGGPPWPLYADEFTLFEKEGMEQVYLDKETESKPVAPYKCCALYRK; from the coding sequence ATGGAAAAGAAAAACTTTTTTGAATCTGTCTATGAGAATGTAGACCATGATGATCTCTCGTCCATCCCCTGGGCGACACTTGCACCCAACGTCTATTTGGAAAAACACTTAACTCTGCAAGGGCCTGTTTCAGGTAAAAAAGCTCTGGTGATCGGCTGCGGTTTAGGCGATGATGCACTGATCCTGGAAAAGCATGGCTATGAAGTAGAAGCCTTGGATATCTCTCCCTCAGCAATAGACCTGGCGAAGAAGAGACATCCTGAAAGCAAGGTCGATTTTCATGTAGGCGATATCTATAATATGCCTGAATCTTCTGTCGGTAAATATGATTTTGTCTATGAAGGGTTGACCATTCAGTCTTTACCTCCTTCAGACAGAGAAAAATTGGTGGGTATCATCGTTTCGCTTGTGGCCAAAGAGGGAGAATTGTTCGTCTATGCACATGCACAGGATGATACAGATAATTATGGCGGACCGCCATGGCCATTGTATGCAGATGAATTTACGCTTTTTGAAAAAGAAGGGATGGAACAGGTCTATCTTGATAAAGAAACAGAAAGTAAACCCGTAGCACCCTATAAATGTTGTGCACTTTACAGAAAATAG
- a CDS encoding alpha/beta fold hydrolase — MSIQKIILILLIAVLSLTTDSATKLYDMVMHYERYTAGLEKKCITLDFGKMVYLENHVKSDETLLFVHGFGGNKDTWNRLIEALDEKYHVIVVDLPGHGESISEKTLGYTMSEQAERLYKFVEAKDLKGFYLFGHSMGGAIALRYTGSHEETLKALILIDAMGLEKTKSDGVKLVERSDKNPLYDVCTEERLETLLRYSLYKPPYIPDIIKEALLQEKCQRRDLEKILYEDMYKDVCCFNDLAKRIHIPTLILWGEKDRMTHIDNATLFHDTIKNSQLVTFKEIGHVPILEDPERTADAVESFIQEMKK; from the coding sequence ATGTCGATCCAAAAGATCATTCTCATTCTCTTAATTGCAGTGTTGAGTTTGACCACCGACAGTGCAACAAAACTCTATGATATGGTGATGCATTATGAACGTTATACTGCAGGGTTAGAGAAAAAATGTATCACTTTGGATTTTGGAAAGATGGTCTACCTTGAAAATCATGTCAAAAGTGATGAAACACTGCTGTTTGTTCACGGTTTTGGCGGGAACAAGGATACTTGGAACAGACTGATCGAAGCATTGGATGAGAAGTATCATGTCATAGTGGTCGACCTTCCCGGACATGGGGAGAGTATTTCAGAAAAGACGTTGGGATATACGATGTCGGAGCAGGCAGAAAGATTATACAAATTTGTAGAAGCTAAGGATCTGAAAGGCTTTTATCTCTTTGGACACTCTATGGGAGGGGCCATTGCATTACGCTATACGGGTAGTCACGAAGAAACGCTAAAGGCGCTCATCCTCATAGATGCTATGGGTCTTGAAAAAACAAAAAGTGATGGTGTGAAACTTGTAGAAAGATCCGATAAAAATCCACTTTATGATGTCTGTACGGAAGAGAGACTGGAAACACTTTTACGCTACTCTTTGTACAAGCCTCCCTATATTCCGGATATCATTAAAGAGGCACTGCTTCAAGAGAAGTGTCAAAGACGTGATCTGGAAAAAATACTCTATGAAGATATGTATAAAGATGTCTGCTGTTTCAATGATCTTGCAAAAAGGATCCATATCCCAACCCTTATACTATGGGGAGAGAAAGACAGGATGACACACATAGACAATGCAACCTTGTTTCATGACACCATTAAGAACAGTCAGTTGGTCACATTTAAAGAGATAGGACACGTACCGATACTTGAAGACCCTGAAAGAACGGCTGATGCGGTTGAGAGCTTCATTCAAGAAATGAAGAAGTAG
- the hrpB gene encoding ATP-dependent helicase HrpB — translation MKTLPITQVIPEVKEKLLNNNRLVLQAPPGAGKTTALPLALLEEPWLKGKKIIMLEPRRLAVRSSAARMAELLGEKVGQRIGYQIKMESVQSQETQILIITEGILTRKLQHDPSLEDVALIIFDEFHERSLHADLSLALALESQSILREDLKILIMSATLNTSAISELMDHAPIVQSEGRSFPVDSIYLPTHTPQPNKKELPSFVHSLLHSILQKEEGNILVFLAGVREIKAVEKLLNTTKPKDVFVSTLYGNLSKEAQDRAINAPPKGFRKVVLSTNIAQTSLTIEGITVVVDSGLQNVSIFNPFSGMNKLESHFISQDSATQRAGRAGRLSEGKAYHLWHKSKILLKHDVPEILLADLSQMVLELARWGNDEIDALSWMDNPPSSAVNHAKKLLQQLGALDEKGEITPHGIAMSRYGLHPRLAHMMLKAQTLGLAYEASLLAVLVSEKDIYRNAFGSSDMRERVSVLHDVAQKVAVDTQCINLKQCQYLLANAKRIEKVQKETIDLEMLGILMAFAYPDRIAKQRYEKNHSYLLSNAKGASLHKSDALFHARFLVISDLDARSKDATIYKAIELTQTQIEAHLQVQIQQSDEVDWNEEQQRVEVRRVHRLGAILLRETQRMNTSNEEILDVLLEALEALGLNALNWSKEALLLRQRVNFVNAHQMEFPDFSDEHLLANMDKWLAPYLSGITTLRACQNLDFYNILLGQMSFEQTQLLDTLAPTKLKVASGSNIAIDYTNIAQPVLAVRLQEMFGTQSTPTVLGGKVKLMIHLLSPASRPMQVTQDLENFWKNTYEEVKKELRGKYKKHYWPDDPLTAIATSKTKKHM, via the coding sequence ATGAAAACCCTACCCATCACCCAAGTCATACCCGAGGTTAAAGAGAAACTTCTAAACAACAACCGTTTAGTACTCCAGGCACCACCAGGTGCAGGGAAAACAACGGCACTTCCTTTAGCACTGTTAGAGGAACCTTGGCTAAAGGGTAAGAAGATCATTATGTTGGAGCCTCGTCGTTTGGCAGTGCGATCTTCTGCTGCCCGTATGGCTGAACTTCTAGGTGAAAAAGTAGGTCAACGCATCGGCTATCAGATAAAGATGGAATCTGTACAGAGTCAAGAGACACAGATACTCATCATTACAGAGGGTATATTAACCCGTAAACTACAACATGACCCCAGCTTGGAAGATGTGGCTCTCATCATCTTCGATGAGTTTCATGAACGTTCTTTACATGCGGACTTGTCTTTGGCTTTAGCACTTGAGTCTCAGTCCATACTACGAGAAGACCTGAAGATACTCATCATGTCTGCAACACTGAATACTTCTGCCATTTCAGAACTCATGGATCACGCCCCCATTGTACAAAGTGAGGGACGTTCTTTTCCTGTAGATAGCATCTATCTACCGACCCATACACCTCAACCAAACAAAAAAGAGCTACCCTCTTTCGTACATTCGCTTCTACACAGTATATTACAAAAAGAAGAAGGGAATATACTCGTTTTTTTAGCAGGTGTAAGAGAGATAAAAGCTGTAGAAAAGCTTCTAAACACAACCAAACCCAAAGATGTTTTTGTCTCAACACTCTATGGTAACCTTAGTAAAGAAGCACAGGACAGAGCCATAAATGCACCACCTAAAGGCTTCAGAAAGGTGGTACTTAGTACCAACATTGCTCAAACCTCTTTGACCATAGAAGGCATTACCGTAGTGGTGGACTCCGGGCTTCAAAATGTCTCCATCTTCAACCCGTTTTCGGGGATGAACAAACTTGAAAGTCACTTTATCTCCCAAGATTCTGCCACCCAAAGAGCAGGACGCGCGGGGCGTTTGTCTGAAGGAAAAGCCTATCATCTTTGGCACAAGTCCAAGATACTTTTAAAACACGATGTCCCTGAGATACTCTTGGCTGACCTTAGCCAAATGGTTTTAGAGCTGGCACGTTGGGGAAATGATGAGATAGATGCGCTTTCATGGATGGACAACCCTCCGAGCTCTGCTGTAAACCATGCCAAGAAGCTTCTGCAACAGCTAGGTGCACTGGATGAAAAAGGAGAGATTACGCCGCATGGTATAGCGATGAGTCGTTATGGACTCCATCCAAGACTGGCACACATGATGCTGAAGGCTCAAACACTGGGCCTTGCGTATGAAGCCTCCCTGTTAGCAGTTTTGGTTTCAGAAAAAGACATCTACCGTAATGCTTTTGGTTCATCAGACATGCGTGAACGTGTCTCTGTACTGCATGATGTTGCGCAAAAAGTAGCTGTAGATACGCAATGTATCAACCTCAAACAATGCCAGTACCTACTTGCCAATGCCAAACGCATAGAAAAAGTACAAAAAGAAACCATAGATCTAGAGATGCTTGGCATACTCATGGCCTTTGCCTACCCTGATCGCATAGCAAAACAACGTTATGAAAAAAACCACAGCTACCTGCTCTCTAATGCAAAAGGTGCATCATTGCATAAAAGTGATGCACTTTTTCATGCACGTTTTTTAGTGATATCTGATTTGGATGCCCGCAGTAAAGATGCCACCATCTATAAAGCCATAGAGCTCACACAAACACAAATAGAAGCACATCTTCAAGTACAGATACAACAAAGTGACGAGGTCGATTGGAACGAGGAACAGCAAAGAGTTGAAGTGCGTAGAGTGCATCGTTTAGGTGCCATACTTTTACGCGAAACACAACGCATGAACACCTCAAACGAAGAAATACTGGATGTACTGCTTGAAGCCTTGGAAGCGTTGGGATTAAATGCTCTAAACTGGAGCAAAGAAGCCCTCCTGCTTAGACAAAGAGTAAACTTTGTCAATGCACACCAAATGGAATTTCCAGACTTTTCAGACGAACATCTTTTAGCAAATATGGATAAATGGTTAGCCCCTTACCTCTCAGGTATCACTACACTCAGGGCATGTCAAAATTTAGACTTTTACAACATACTTTTGGGCCAAATGAGTTTTGAACAGACGCAACTTTTGGACACTCTGGCACCTACTAAGTTAAAAGTAGCCAGTGGTTCAAACATTGCCATAGATTACACTAACATAGCACAACCCGTCTTAGCGGTACGACTCCAAGAAATGTTTGGAACCCAAAGCACACCTACTGTACTGGGTGGGAAAGTTAAACTGATGATCCACCTGCTCTCTCCGGCCTCACGCCCCATGCAAGTCACACAAGACCTGGAGAACTTTTGGAAAAACACTTACGAAGAAGTAAAAAAAGAATTAAGAGGCAAATACAAAAAACACTACTGGCCAGACGATCCACTTACTGCTATAGCTACTTCTAAGACTAAGAAACACATGTAG
- a CDS encoding AAA family ATPase, whose translation MKQKTALEILKSGKNVFITGSAGTGKTYLLNLYTQYLKERRVYPTIVAPTGIAASHLGGQTIHSFFALGIRDSIDEGYVDFLLEKKYLKTRFSKLKLLIIDEVSMISPEIFSSMDLILRGFKGTDAPFGGVQVVISGDFFQLPPVSKVPKEKRFAWQSPAWKALDLHTCYLEEKFRQDDDRLIGILDDIRSGEISASSEALLASRHEKELSTATPTKLYTHNVDVDRINKEELEKLEGEPKLFVCDHKGSEKNIEKIFKSSLVLEELALKKGAVVIFIKNNAEEGYVNGTTGTVQSFSPIDNMPIVRTTEGKKIKLEPEDWSLENDSGKITATVSQVPLRLAWAITIHKSQGMTLDAAEIDLSKTFETGQGYVALSRIKNIEGLRLMGLNPMALRVDPLILHIDERIKMASKKASDSIEALTRESLENLFESHISKLGGMVSKEKIDEEIQNIKEGKPSHSAYVTPTYMKTKHLIAKSDTLIKLAQNRGLGKSTIVQHLARIKEETPEIDLDKYKPKDGIFERVDDAVLKLKTKHLKENFSEDGKLRLKPLFEALDGDVNYDDLRVCMLFLA comes from the coding sequence ATGAAACAAAAAACAGCACTAGAGATACTAAAATCAGGCAAAAATGTATTTATCACCGGTTCAGCGGGGACAGGGAAGACCTATCTTCTTAATCTCTATACACAGTACTTAAAAGAGCGCAGGGTTTACCCCACCATTGTCGCACCCACTGGTATAGCAGCATCGCATTTGGGTGGTCAGACGATACATTCATTTTTCGCTTTGGGTATACGTGACAGTATAGATGAGGGGTATGTAGATTTTTTGTTGGAGAAAAAGTACCTCAAAACACGTTTTTCTAAACTCAAACTTCTTATCATTGATGAAGTTTCTATGATCTCACCAGAGATATTTTCTTCTATGGATCTGATACTGCGTGGTTTCAAGGGTACAGATGCTCCTTTTGGTGGGGTACAAGTAGTGATCTCTGGGGACTTTTTTCAGTTACCGCCTGTCTCAAAAGTACCTAAAGAGAAGCGTTTTGCATGGCAGTCTCCTGCATGGAAAGCACTCGACCTACATACCTGTTACCTGGAAGAAAAGTTTAGACAAGATGATGACAGACTCATCGGCATACTTGATGACATACGTTCCGGTGAAATCTCCGCCTCATCGGAAGCACTACTGGCAAGCAGACATGAAAAAGAACTGAGCACTGCTACACCTACCAAACTCTACACCCATAATGTAGATGTAGATCGTATAAATAAAGAGGAACTAGAGAAGCTGGAGGGTGAGCCTAAACTGTTTGTATGTGATCATAAAGGAAGTGAAAAGAACATAGAGAAGATCTTTAAATCCTCTTTGGTTTTAGAAGAGTTGGCGCTTAAAAAGGGTGCGGTTGTCATCTTCATAAAAAACAATGCAGAAGAGGGCTATGTCAATGGTACCACCGGAACAGTGCAAAGCTTCAGCCCCATAGATAACATGCCCATTGTACGAACGACAGAAGGGAAGAAAATTAAGTTGGAGCCAGAAGACTGGTCACTTGAGAACGATAGTGGCAAGATCACAGCGACTGTCTCACAAGTACCTTTGCGTTTGGCATGGGCCATCACCATCCATAAGTCACAAGGTATGACACTTGATGCTGCGGAGATAGACTTGAGTAAAACATTTGAGACAGGACAGGGGTATGTGGCACTTTCACGGATCAAGAACATCGAAGGTTTACGGCTTATGGGCTTAAACCCTATGGCCTTGCGGGTAGACCCTCTCATTTTGCATATAGATGAGCGCATTAAAATGGCATCGAAGAAGGCCAGTGATAGCATAGAAGCATTGACAAGAGAGAGCTTGGAAAACCTTTTTGAAAGTCATATCTCAAAGCTTGGCGGCATGGTAAGTAAAGAAAAGATAGACGAAGAGATACAAAACATCAAAGAGGGTAAACCCTCACACTCAGCCTATGTCACACCTACATATATGAAGACAAAACATCTCATAGCAAAGTCAGATACGCTCATAAAACTGGCACAAAATAGAGGTTTGGGTAAAAGTACCATCGTGCAGCATCTCGCACGTATAAAAGAAGAAACCCCTGAGATAGATCTGGACAAATACAAACCTAAAGATGGCATCTTTGAACGTGTAGATGATGCAGTGTTAAAGCTAAAAACGAAGCACTTAAAAGAGAACTTTTCAGAAGATGGCAAGCTGCGTTTAAAGCCACTATTTGAAGCACTAGATGGCGATGTGAATTATGATGACTTACGGGTTTGCATGTTGTTCTTGGCATAA